One window of Paenibacillus sp. FSL K6-3182 genomic DNA carries:
- a CDS encoding ThuA domain-containing protein, which produces MIEMKIGIICDDYWHPGKLIKEGLEPLGKQGFQLDYTQHASEWSRGWMDQQDVVVLAKSNQVSSTDTTPWLTEEIQLQFQSYVEQGKGLLVLHAGTVGYRDESVFFELVGGVFQHHPAACSVTIVHKDETPWDKAHAQDFTVHDEHYFMEVIDERIQVLMTSESEHGTQPAGWIREQGEGRVCVLTPGHLLSVLQMEEYQATIKQALRWCGGSDQ; this is translated from the coding sequence ATGATAGAGATGAAAATCGGCATCATTTGCGACGATTATTGGCACCCGGGCAAGCTGATCAAGGAAGGCTTGGAGCCGCTCGGCAAGCAAGGTTTTCAGCTCGATTATACCCAGCATGCATCAGAATGGTCGCGAGGGTGGATGGATCAGCAGGATGTGGTTGTGCTTGCCAAGTCGAACCAAGTGTCGTCAACAGATACAACGCCTTGGCTCACTGAGGAGATTCAGCTGCAATTCCAGAGCTATGTTGAGCAAGGAAAAGGATTGCTGGTGCTGCATGCAGGAACGGTGGGCTATCGTGATGAGTCTGTTTTCTTTGAGCTTGTAGGCGGGGTATTCCAGCATCATCCGGCCGCTTGTTCCGTTACGATCGTTCATAAGGACGAAACGCCATGGGACAAGGCGCATGCACAGGACTTTACGGTACATGACGAGCATTATTTTATGGAGGTTATCGACGAGCGCATTCAAGTGTTGATGACTTCGGAGTCAGAGCACGGCACGCAGCCAGCGGGCTGGATAAGGGAGCAAGGTGAAGGAAGAGTTTGCGTGCTTACACCAGGGCATCTCTTATCCGTGCTGCAGATGGAAGAGTATCAAGCAACGATAAAACAGGCTTTGAGATGGTGTGGTGGAAGCGACCAATAA
- a CDS encoding LacI family DNA-binding transcriptional regulator: MKPVTVYDIAREANVSVATVSRVINNTAPVKKSTRERVMELIAKHQFQPNAIARSLFKKETGMIGVILPDITNPFFPEVLSGLDQEARSKGYTFFLCDTVSTNGDSAEQYVRESQYLSILMEKQVDGIVMIGGRINLAKPSKDLVSEVVEASKRVPLLLINGNLPGEGMTRVYADELEGAELATQHLIDLGHTDIAFVGGYKNMSNTIQRTRGFVKTMEKNGVQTRKEWIRDGGFSVEAGKKLMHQLLELPERPTAIFCANDLVAIGVMKVAHKAGLRVPQDLSLIGFDDIPYASNSIPELTTISLKCYEVGRNAAELLHLMITKNKVNKSTKLRPELVVRESTAPPSKQNNA; this comes from the coding sequence ATCAAGCCGGTTACTGTATATGATATTGCTAGGGAAGCGAACGTCTCAGTAGCCACTGTGTCGCGCGTCATTAATAATACGGCTCCGGTAAAAAAGTCAACCAGAGAGCGAGTTATGGAGTTAATTGCGAAACATCAGTTTCAGCCGAATGCCATTGCAAGAAGCCTGTTTAAGAAGGAAACGGGAATGATTGGCGTTATTTTGCCAGATATTACGAACCCTTTTTTTCCAGAGGTTTTGTCAGGCTTGGATCAAGAAGCGCGCAGCAAAGGCTACACTTTTTTTCTATGCGATACGGTATCAACGAACGGAGATTCAGCAGAGCAATATGTGCGGGAGTCGCAATATTTGAGTATTCTGATGGAGAAGCAAGTAGACGGCATTGTGATGATAGGCGGTCGAATTAACCTTGCTAAGCCAAGCAAAGATCTTGTAAGCGAAGTGGTTGAAGCTAGTAAACGCGTGCCGCTGCTGCTCATTAACGGCAATCTCCCCGGTGAAGGGATGACTCGTGTGTATGCCGATGAGCTGGAGGGCGCAGAGCTTGCGACACAGCATTTGATTGACTTAGGACATACGGATATTGCATTTGTTGGCGGGTACAAAAACATGTCCAACACGATTCAGCGTACTCGCGGTTTTGTGAAAACGATGGAGAAAAACGGAGTCCAAACTCGCAAGGAATGGATACGCGATGGCGGTTTTTCCGTTGAAGCGGGTAAGAAGCTAATGCATCAACTGCTGGAGCTGCCCGAGCGACCAACTGCTATATTTTGCGCGAACGATTTAGTAGCTATCGGCGTTATGAAAGTTGCTCACAAAGCAGGGCTTCGCGTACCGCAGGACCTATCGCTGATTGGGTTTGACGATATTCCTTATGCCTCGAACAGCATTCCAGAATTAACGACGATTTCTCTAAAATGTTATGAGGTAGGCCGGAACGCAGCGGAGCTGCTCCACCTAATGATTACGAAAAACAAAGTGAATAAGAGCACCAAATTAAGGCCGGAGCTCGTTGTAAGGGAGTCTACAGCTCCACCTTCAAAGCAAAATAATGCTTAG
- a CDS encoding ABC transporter substrate-binding protein, whose protein sequence is MSNVKKISALLIAVMMIISLAACSGSNGDKKESGNKGSTNTENGNKGSTNTEDGNKAADTSKFVKISYVVLGDKPKNGQFEKVLAEVNKLMKEKINAELEWKWVEWADWQTKYNLLLASGEAVDLITIGTDWLDTWGNAQRGAFMNLNDLLPQYAPQTWNSIPEEDWSESKYKGNIVLIPENDYTQWVNHGFFYRGDWAKEAGITDPIKDWEGIGKYLQYIKDNKEGVIPWDAVAATSTFGGYAASYTDQLELPISTGYLPVYTTKSFEEKYTVVSPVFEDTFLNFATLMKEWADKGYWREDVLNNKNDNRSALRAGLSGLDQHHTQTFGGLRVNMDKDQPGSELQMFPFARTGGNNLTELSITHGGTSLGAHSKNPERALMAYDLIRNDEQIYHLINYGLEGVQYEVKDGKRQQPAAYNEAKDSFYSDFWGGRVDKFEIPSVTTWDQLEETLYAEYDKIKKPYPYGQFVFDKTPVEAELTAITQVSGEMGPAITYGKAGDPAQAVEQFRSKLKTAGYDKVLAELQRQMDAYKKLIEG, encoded by the coding sequence ATGTCGAACGTCAAGAAGATTTCCGCTCTGCTAATCGCTGTAATGATGATCATCAGCCTTGCGGCCTGTTCCGGCAGCAACGGAGATAAAAAGGAAAGCGGCAATAAAGGGAGTACGAACACGGAAAACGGCAATAAGGGGAGCACGAACACGGAAGATGGCAATAAAGCAGCTGATACGTCCAAATTCGTAAAAATCAGCTATGTCGTACTTGGCGATAAGCCGAAAAACGGTCAGTTCGAGAAGGTGCTGGCTGAGGTTAATAAACTGATGAAGGAAAAAATCAACGCCGAGCTGGAGTGGAAATGGGTCGAGTGGGCAGATTGGCAGACGAAATACAATCTGCTGCTGGCATCCGGCGAAGCGGTGGATTTGATTACGATTGGTACGGATTGGCTTGATACATGGGGCAATGCACAGCGTGGCGCGTTTATGAATTTGAATGATTTATTGCCTCAATATGCGCCGCAAACCTGGAATTCAATTCCTGAAGAGGACTGGTCGGAGAGCAAATATAAAGGGAATATCGTTCTGATTCCAGAAAATGATTACACACAGTGGGTAAACCATGGCTTCTTCTACCGTGGAGATTGGGCGAAGGAAGCAGGCATAACGGATCCAATTAAAGACTGGGAAGGCATTGGCAAATACCTGCAATATATTAAAGATAACAAAGAAGGCGTCATTCCTTGGGATGCTGTTGCAGCAACAAGCACATTTGGCGGATATGCAGCGTCCTACACGGATCAATTAGAGCTTCCAATTTCAACAGGCTATTTGCCAGTGTACACGACCAAATCATTTGAGGAGAAGTATACAGTAGTGAGTCCTGTATTCGAAGACACATTCCTTAATTTCGCAACGTTAATGAAGGAATGGGCAGATAAAGGCTACTGGCGCGAGGATGTGCTGAACAACAAAAACGACAACCGCTCCGCACTGCGCGCTGGATTGTCGGGACTAGATCAGCATCATACACAAACGTTTGGCGGGCTGCGCGTTAATATGGATAAGGATCAACCAGGTTCTGAGCTGCAAATGTTCCCATTTGCTCGTACAGGCGGCAATAACTTGACGGAGCTCTCCATCACGCACGGAGGAACATCGCTTGGAGCGCACAGCAAAAACCCTGAGCGTGCTCTAATGGCTTATGATTTAATTCGCAATGACGAGCAAATTTATCATTTGATCAACTACGGTTTGGAAGGCGTTCAATACGAAGTGAAAGACGGCAAACGCCAACAGCCAGCAGCCTACAACGAAGCAAAGGATTCCTTTTATTCGGATTTCTGGGGTGGACGTGTCGACAAATTCGAAATTCCGAGCGTAACAACTTGGGATCAGCTCGAAGAAACGTTGTATGCGGAATATGACAAAATCAAAAAGCCTTACCCTTACGGCCAATTTGTATTTGATAAAACGCCGGTAGAAGCTGAATTAACGGCGATTACACAGGTTTCGGGCGAGATGGGGCCAGCGATTACGTATGGTAAAGCAGGAGACCCGGCTCAAGCCGTAGAGCAATTCCGCAGCAAGCTGAAAACAGCTGGCTACGACAAGGTGCTTGCAGAATTGCAGCGCCAAATGGATGCTTACAAGAAGCTGATCGAAGGTTAA
- a CDS encoding ABC transporter permease subunit, which yields MSSGKLRRFWNNKTLLIMCLPAIAFFLIFAYLPMPGLYLAFINYNYSDGIFKSPFVAFDNFRFLVMNGDLWRLSFNTVAYNLVFIVLGNVMQIFVAILLNEIRRKWFKKITQTLMFLPHFISAVLIGLIAYNILSYDYGLLNSLLESLGMEPVKTYSDPKIWPFIIVLTYLWQSTGYGSIIYFAAIMGLDNEIIEASEIDGANAFQRIIYIVLPWLKPTFIILMLFSLGGILKGNFGLFFNLVGANNTALYPTTDIIETYVFRALMTNFNFSLGSAVSLYQSLFGFVVVLTANWLVKKASPENSLF from the coding sequence ATGAGCAGCGGCAAGCTTAGACGATTTTGGAACAACAAAACGTTATTAATCATGTGTTTGCCGGCCATCGCTTTCTTTCTTATATTCGCTTACTTGCCGATGCCCGGCTTGTATCTAGCTTTTATTAATTACAACTACTCCGATGGCATCTTCAAAAGCCCGTTTGTTGCATTTGACAACTTTCGCTTTCTCGTCATGAATGGTGATCTATGGCGGCTCTCATTTAATACGGTAGCTTACAATTTGGTATTCATCGTGCTGGGAAATGTCATGCAAATTTTTGTAGCTATTCTACTGAATGAGATTCGGCGCAAATGGTTCAAGAAGATCACGCAAACGCTTATGTTTTTACCTCACTTTATATCAGCCGTTCTAATCGGGCTTATCGCCTACAACATCTTGAGCTATGACTACGGCTTATTGAACAGCTTGCTGGAATCGTTAGGCATGGAGCCTGTCAAAACCTATTCTGATCCGAAAATATGGCCGTTTATCATCGTACTCACCTACCTATGGCAGTCCACTGGATACGGTTCGATCATTTATTTTGCAGCCATCATGGGGCTGGACAACGAAATTATCGAAGCATCCGAAATTGACGGCGCCAATGCCTTTCAACGCATTATTTACATCGTGCTTCCTTGGCTAAAGCCAACCTTCATCATCTTGATGCTGTTCTCGCTCGGCGGCATTCTTAAAGGCAACTTCGGTTTGTTTTTCAACTTAGTAGGCGCAAATAACACAGCCTTATATCCAACAACGGATATTATCGAGACTTACGTATTCCGTGCCCTGATGACAAACTTCAACTTCTCACTTGGCAGCGCAGTAAGCTTATATCAATCCTTGTTCGGTTTTGTAGTCGTCTTAACAGCCAACTGGCTTGTGAAGAAGGCCTCGCCTGAAAACTCGTTATTTTAG
- a CDS encoding sugar phosphate isomerase/epimerase: MNLSNIAVQLYTLRDYCQNEADLEQTLRKVREIGYEAVQVSGIGPIAPERVKQLADAEGLRICATHVSLDSMVNDFDNTVQMHKLWNCKYVGLGSIPDEYRTSGEGYSTFAKQATEIGRKLKEHDLQFIYHNHQFEYQKFAGRTGMDILQQESDPSAVGFELDTYWVHVGGVNPVDAIHQVKGRMGVVHLKDLEIVDYKQVFAEIGEGNLNFKAIIEACREIGVEWYVVEQDVCRRDPFESLAISFNNLKQFL, from the coding sequence ATGAATTTATCAAATATTGCAGTACAGTTGTATACTTTGCGTGACTATTGCCAGAATGAAGCGGATTTGGAGCAGACGCTGCGCAAGGTAAGGGAAATAGGTTATGAAGCGGTTCAAGTATCGGGAATAGGCCCTATTGCTCCAGAAAGAGTGAAGCAATTAGCAGATGCTGAAGGGCTTCGTATTTGTGCAACGCATGTAAGTCTGGATTCTATGGTCAATGACTTTGACAATACCGTGCAAATGCATAAGCTGTGGAACTGTAAGTATGTTGGGTTAGGCTCTATTCCGGATGAATACCGCACTAGCGGGGAGGGCTATTCCACTTTTGCGAAGCAAGCGACAGAAATTGGAAGAAAACTGAAGGAGCATGACTTGCAGTTTATTTATCATAATCATCAGTTTGAGTACCAGAAGTTTGCAGGCAGAACAGGAATGGATATTTTGCAGCAAGAAAGTGACCCGTCTGCAGTTGGATTCGAGCTCGACACCTATTGGGTACATGTTGGCGGAGTAAATCCGGTGGATGCGATTCATCAGGTTAAAGGCCGGATGGGTGTTGTTCATCTCAAAGATTTGGAAATCGTTGATTATAAGCAAGTGTTCGCTGAAATTGGCGAAGGAAACTTAAATTTCAAAGCGATTATTGAAGCATGCAGAGAGATTGGAGTAGAGTGGTATGTAGTCGAGCAGGATGTATGCAGACGTGATCCGTTTGAGAGCTTGGCTATTAGCTTTAACAATTTAAAACAATTTCTATAG
- a CDS encoding carbohydrate ABC transporter permease codes for MENRDESRSIRTDISGIIVKGFGYLFITCFSICCLLPFLLVLGTSLTAEGTIKKYGFNLWPRDFSTFAYKIVFENPDLIIGSYLVTMGITIVGTVFGLFLVAMTGYALQRPDFGYRNGISFFIYFTTLFSGGLVPFYLLMTQYLTLKDNYLAILLPGLLSPFLIIMMKSFVRSIPHAITESAKIDGAGDFTIFLKLILPMTTPALATIGLFIALGYWNEWYNSMLFLSADMKYRPLQLFLYNVVTSADFIRNSSAASNVQLRDMPLESMKMATAVVATGPVILFYPFVQRYFIKGITVGAVKG; via the coding sequence ATGGAAAATAGGGATGAATCACGCAGCATTCGGACAGATATAAGTGGCATCATCGTCAAAGGTTTTGGTTATCTTTTCATTACATGTTTTTCGATATGCTGTTTATTACCCTTCTTGCTAGTGCTTGGCACCTCACTGACAGCAGAAGGCACGATTAAGAAGTACGGCTTCAACTTGTGGCCGCGCGATTTTAGCACCTTTGCCTACAAAATCGTGTTCGAAAACCCCGATCTCATTATTGGCTCCTACCTTGTCACGATGGGAATCACCATTGTTGGAACGGTCTTTGGTCTCTTCCTCGTGGCGATGACGGGTTATGCACTGCAGCGCCCAGACTTCGGCTATCGAAATGGCATTTCGTTTTTCATTTATTTCACGACGCTGTTCTCCGGCGGTCTTGTGCCCTTTTACTTGCTGATGACGCAATATTTGACGCTGAAGGACAATTATCTTGCTATCCTTCTTCCGGGACTGCTTAGTCCCTTTCTCATCATCATGATGAAAAGCTTCGTTCGTTCAATCCCGCATGCCATTACCGAATCAGCGAAGATCGATGGAGCAGGCGACTTTACCATTTTTCTAAAGCTGATTTTGCCAATGACGACGCCGGCGTTAGCAACCATCGGGTTGTTTATCGCCCTTGGCTACTGGAATGAGTGGTACAACTCGATGCTGTTCCTCTCTGCGGACATGAAGTACAGGCCGCTTCAGCTGTTTTTGTACAATGTGGTAACCAGCGCTGACTTTATCCGCAATTCGTCCGCTGCATCTAATGTGCAGCTTCGTGATATGCCGCTGGAATCGATGAAGATGGCTACCGCGGTGGTTGCGACCGGCCCTGTCATTTTGTTCTACCCATTCGTGCAACGGTATTTCATTAAGGGAATTACAGTAGGTGCTGTAAAAGGCTGA
- a CDS encoding SGNH/GDSL hydrolase family protein, which yields MTLIDQNAIVLFQGDSITDAGRNRNDWANLGSGYANLVTSLFTSKYPEKQATFLNRGISGDRVIDLERRWEVDCLDLKPSLLSVYVGINDTWRRYDNNDPLSTEEYYTTYRRLLSRAKEQLNVKLVLVEPFVLPVNDSQKQWREDLDPKIQAVRELAGEFKAIYVPLDGLFAQAATQTGPAYWAPDGVHPSPAGAALIAEAWLQAVKA from the coding sequence ATGACATTAATCGATCAAAACGCAATTGTTCTATTTCAAGGCGACAGCATCACGGATGCTGGCCGCAACCGAAATGACTGGGCAAATCTAGGATCGGGTTATGCAAATCTTGTAACGTCTTTGTTTACGAGTAAATATCCTGAGAAACAAGCTACGTTTCTGAACCGCGGGATATCGGGTGACCGTGTCATTGATTTGGAGCGGAGATGGGAAGTGGATTGCCTTGATTTGAAACCAAGCCTGTTGTCTGTTTATGTAGGCATTAATGATACTTGGCGCCGCTATGACAATAACGATCCACTTAGCACGGAGGAATACTATACCACTTACCGCCGCTTGCTGAGCAGAGCAAAGGAGCAGTTGAACGTTAAGCTTGTTCTAGTCGAGCCTTTCGTGCTTCCAGTAAATGATAGCCAGAAGCAATGGCGTGAAGATCTTGATCCAAAAATTCAAGCTGTCCGCGAGCTCGCTGGAGAATTTAAAGCCATTTATGTTCCGCTTGATGGTTTGTTCGCACAGGCTGCAACACAGACAGGACCGGCTTATTGGGCTCCCGACGGTGTTCACCCGTCTCCTGCTGGTGCCGCACTCATTGCTGAAGCATGGCTTCAAGCGGTCAAAGCATAA
- a CDS encoding beta-galactosidase, protein MVMDIGAKAAVRFDADAVKIQETPHILLCASLFYFRIPSALWKERMEQLKAFGYNSIDVYFPWNYHETAEGEWDFSGERDIAAFLTTAAEVGLYVVARPGPYICSEWDGGALPAYLLTKGLKLRDNDAEFLGYVSKWFDHILPLLKQNQAGEGGTVIGVQLDNELDFYDCHDPKGYISALRDMVLDHGITVPLFACAGQGGLLQASGLAEDVVPTCNFYPDNREAEFEDKVLHYSGTLAKLGYPLLVTETNRAHYLLRRLLSCGAKLLGPYLQVSGTDFGFTNATNNWGKPLAFMTSDYDFGGMISPEGHIRGEAYEGRLLGRMIAAYGTPLAEAESQGLSTDWKLIGQSVRVVGPYALQLKGGGKLLFVTNLDDQDKELAIVMENDTNTKAASSFKLKSGRSLALPSQVPLQHWGVEGSLESSTAELYMAETNDTGASLAFHTEGYGEIVLLLDAAVDMKALNATVETIEGGKVRIAFEGKEDSVCSIITSDGHTLKLFITDRMKALYSEGLNDADDTINHGKPLHYSDRTEMAAAEWRLNLFDAASPMNKKDKRGPSASRKADYLEQHEIYRGYAWYEAMVRLPEDKAVKGILIRSGSDVVSLYAGGEYAGTAVAGGGSSYLHLSNGLQDGKLLARVEIWGHSNFDDARLPGLRLHAMKGIKGLSAITEVRDLSRNWSVYRAADRILRKELIESPDSSMWPIVNFGGWMSPDHPAFEYYRKTFRASESADSWTLHFQGIQSLARLFVNGKEIGEVHPFDPYFNISEHVTAGQFVELTVFVERVLGLPSGQVYLYEGQEADNFAVYAAEEEELLEHAVSLRSQSGTTEFPISLEPGETAWLYATTVNSEAGKGWRAKVSGTSLKMTVFLEGRIVGRLWLPSQASRPVMSGGSPDSFYLPGAWYEGGEGSLTILLEAVDQEKQGRLEAIQFISV, encoded by the coding sequence ATGGTCATGGACATTGGAGCGAAAGCAGCCGTGCGATTTGATGCGGATGCCGTGAAGATTCAGGAAACCCCTCATATTTTGCTATGTGCCTCGCTGTTTTACTTCCGTATTCCAAGCGCGCTTTGGAAGGAGAGGATGGAGCAGCTGAAGGCATTTGGGTATAACAGCATCGATGTGTATTTTCCATGGAACTATCATGAAACAGCTGAAGGAGAATGGGATTTTAGCGGAGAGCGTGACATTGCCGCATTCCTGACAACGGCTGCCGAAGTAGGACTATACGTCGTCGCAAGACCTGGCCCCTACATTTGCTCGGAGTGGGATGGAGGGGCACTTCCGGCTTATCTGCTTACGAAGGGACTGAAGCTTCGCGATAACGATGCTGAATTCCTCGGCTATGTTTCCAAATGGTTTGATCACATCCTGCCTTTGCTAAAGCAGAACCAAGCAGGTGAGGGCGGAACGGTAATCGGTGTTCAACTGGATAATGAGCTCGATTTCTATGATTGTCATGACCCCAAAGGATATATTAGTGCACTGCGCGATATGGTGCTTGATCACGGAATAACCGTGCCGCTGTTCGCTTGTGCTGGTCAGGGCGGCTTGCTGCAAGCATCGGGGCTCGCAGAGGATGTGGTGCCGACCTGTAATTTCTATCCAGATAATCGGGAGGCTGAATTTGAAGACAAGGTGCTTCACTACAGTGGAACCTTAGCTAAACTAGGTTATCCGCTGCTCGTAACGGAGACGAACCGGGCACATTACCTCCTACGTAGATTGCTCTCCTGCGGCGCCAAGCTGCTCGGTCCGTATTTGCAGGTATCGGGAACGGATTTTGGCTTCACGAATGCGACGAACAATTGGGGCAAGCCGCTAGCGTTTATGACGTCGGACTATGATTTTGGCGGCATGATTTCTCCTGAAGGGCATATCCGCGGGGAAGCGTATGAAGGCAGGCTGCTTGGGCGGATGATTGCAGCTTACGGTACTCCGCTTGCTGAGGCAGAAAGCCAAGGCTTAAGCACGGATTGGAAGCTGATTGGACAAAGCGTTAGAGTTGTTGGCCCCTATGCCCTGCAGTTAAAGGGCGGCGGAAAACTCCTATTTGTTACGAATTTAGATGATCAAGATAAAGAACTAGCCATCGTGATGGAGAATGATACGAATACAAAAGCTGCGAGCAGCTTTAAGCTCAAATCGGGCAGGTCGCTGGCGCTGCCTTCTCAAGTTCCTCTACAGCATTGGGGAGTAGAAGGATCACTAGAGAGCTCGACAGCGGAGCTATATATGGCAGAAACAAATGATACAGGTGCAAGTCTCGCTTTTCATACAGAAGGTTATGGTGAAATTGTATTGCTGCTAGATGCAGCGGTGGATATGAAAGCTCTGAATGCAACTGTGGAAACGATAGAGGGAGGCAAGGTTAGGATCGCCTTTGAAGGTAAAGAAGATAGCGTCTGTTCCATTATTACTTCGGATGGGCATACGTTGAAGCTATTTATTACAGACAGAATGAAAGCGCTTTATTCAGAAGGGTTAAACGATGCTGATGACACCATTAATCATGGCAAGCCGCTCCATTACTCGGATCGCACTGAAATGGCTGCTGCTGAGTGGCGCCTAAATCTTTTTGATGCGGCATCACCTATGAATAAAAAGGATAAGAGAGGCCCATCCGCTTCAAGAAAAGCAGATTACTTAGAACAGCATGAAATTTACCGAGGGTATGCTTGGTATGAAGCGATGGTTCGACTGCCTGAAGACAAAGCGGTAAAAGGTATTCTTATTCGCTCAGGCAGTGATGTTGTGTCGCTGTATGCGGGAGGAGAATACGCGGGAACGGCAGTGGCTGGGGGAGGCAGTTCTTATCTTCATTTAAGCAATGGCCTACAAGATGGAAAGCTGCTTGCCAGAGTGGAGATATGGGGACATTCGAACTTTGACGATGCTAGGCTTCCCGGGCTTCGATTGCATGCGATGAAGGGGATTAAAGGACTGTCAGCCATTACAGAGGTTAGAGACCTTAGCCGTAACTGGAGTGTTTACCGGGCTGCGGATCGGATTTTGCGCAAGGAGCTGATCGAGTCGCCTGATAGCAGCATGTGGCCGATCGTTAACTTTGGCGGCTGGATGTCTCCTGATCATCCGGCTTTCGAATATTACCGAAAAACATTTCGTGCATCGGAATCAGCGGACTCGTGGACGCTGCATTTCCAAGGCATTCAATCGCTTGCTCGGCTCTTTGTAAACGGAAAGGAAATAGGCGAGGTGCATCCGTTTGATCCATACTTTAATATCTCTGAGCATGTGACGGCAGGGCAATTCGTAGAGCTTACTGTATTCGTTGAAAGAGTGCTTGGTTTACCATCCGGGCAGGTTTACTTGTATGAAGGCCAAGAGGCCGACAACTTTGCAGTTTATGCGGCAGAGGAGGAAGAGCTTCTGGAGCATGCGGTAAGCTTGCGGTCGCAAAGCGGAACAACTGAATTCCCCATCTCATTGGAGCCAGGAGAAACCGCATGGCTGTATGCGACTACCGTGAATTCGGAAGCAGGCAAAGGCTGGAGAGCGAAGGTTTCCGGCACTAGCCTTAAAATGACAGTGTTTCTGGAAGGAAGGATCGTTGGACGACTATGGCTGCCAAGCCAAGCGAGCAGGCCTGTCATGTCAGGCGGAAGCCCGGATTCCTTTTACTTGCCGGGAGCTTGGTATGAGGGTGGAGAAGGAAGCTTAACGATACTGCTGGAAGCGGTTGATCAAGAGAAGCAAGGGCGTTTGGAAGCAATTCAATTCATATCCGTCTAG
- a CDS encoding Gfo/Idh/MocA family oxidoreductase translates to MSVQTMKWGILGPGWISSKFVKDLAFAEGAELVAVGGRNLEKAERFAKEYNIPRAYGSIEELTQDSEIDIVYVGTLHPIHKENVLALLRAGKAVICEKPFTMNAAEAREIITLAREKRVFLMEAMWTRFLPPILKVMEWIADGKIGEVRMLKADFGFDIGWAPESRLLDPALGGGALLDAGIYPVSFASLIFGGAPSKILSSARLGETGVDEQFSLLFEYEGGRTASLNGAVQLEMVNDAYIYGTKGHIHVPNFLFGKSAYLHPKQGAAESIEDDREAEGYSFEAEEAMNALREGRLESSIIPLDETLAIMETLDTIRKQWGLRYPTDE, encoded by the coding sequence ATGTCGGTACAAACAATGAAATGGGGCATCTTGGGTCCGGGCTGGATTTCCTCAAAGTTTGTTAAAGATTTAGCATTTGCAGAGGGCGCGGAGCTAGTCGCTGTTGGTGGGAGAAACCTGGAGAAGGCAGAGCGTTTTGCCAAAGAGTATAATATCCCACGCGCTTATGGCAGCATTGAAGAGCTGACGCAAGATTCCGAGATCGATATTGTTTATGTGGGCACGCTGCATCCCATCCATAAAGAAAATGTGCTCGCCCTATTGCGTGCTGGCAAAGCTGTCATTTGCGAGAAGCCATTCACAATGAATGCGGCGGAAGCAAGAGAAATCATTACATTAGCCAGAGAAAAACGAGTATTTCTTATGGAAGCGATGTGGACACGGTTTTTACCGCCAATCCTTAAGGTTATGGAATGGATTGCGGATGGTAAAATCGGAGAAGTGCGAATGCTTAAAGCTGACTTTGGCTTTGATATCGGCTGGGCGCCGGAAAGCCGTCTGCTTGATCCTGCGCTGGGCGGCGGGGCACTGCTGGATGCTGGTATTTATCCCGTTTCCTTCGCATCATTAATTTTCGGCGGGGCGCCATCCAAAATTCTGAGCAGTGCTCGTCTTGGCGAGACGGGAGTAGACGAGCAGTTTTCATTGTTGTTTGAATATGAAGGTGGACGTACTGCATCGCTGAATGGAGCGGTACAGCTGGAAATGGTTAATGATGCTTATATTTATGGAACGAAGGGGCATATTCATGTGCCAAACTTCTTGTTCGGTAAATCAGCATATTTGCACCCGAAACAGGGTGCTGCAGAGTCGATCGAGGACGACCGTGAAGCAGAGGGTTATTCATTTGAAGCTGAGGAAGCGATGAATGCGCTCCGTGAGGGAAGGCTCGAAAGTTCAATCATTCCGCTGGATGAGACGCTAGCAATCATGGAGACGCTGGATACGATCAGGAAGCAGTGGGGTCTTCGTTACCCTACTGATGAATAA